The following are from one region of the Acidobacteriota bacterium genome:
- the nrdR gene encoding transcriptional repressor NrdR, translated as MKCPFCGFENDKVVDSRESKEADSIRRRRECLKCEKRFTTYERIDEIPYMVVKKDGRRERFDRQKVLNGLMRACEKRPVPISKLEQIVNEAEAFVIESAERERKTSEVGELIMNRLRRYDKVAYVRFASVYLDFKDVQEFMAELKDLLKTKELPEQKSKTTAK; from the coding sequence ATGAAGTGTCCCTTTTGCGGATTTGAAAATGACAAGGTGGTGGATTCGCGCGAGAGTAAAGAGGCGGATTCGATCCGCCGCCGCCGCGAATGTCTGAAGTGCGAAAAGCGCTTCACGACTTACGAACGCATCGACGAAATCCCCTACATGGTGGTGAAAAAGGACGGCCGGCGGGAGCGGTTTGACCGTCAGAAAGTTCTGAACGGACTGATGCGCGCCTGCGAAAAAAGGCCCGTGCCCATCAGTAAGCTTGAACAAATCGTCAACGAAGCAGAAGCTTTTGTGATCGAGTCCGCCGAGCGCGAACGGAAGACGAGCGAAGTTGGCGAACTGATCATGAATCGCCTGCGCCGGTATGACAAAGTTGCGTATGTGCGATTTGCCTCCGTGTATCTGGACTTCAAGGACGTGCAGGAGTTCATGGCCGAGTTGAAGGACCTGCTGAAAACCAAGGAACTGCCCGAGCAGAAAAGCAAAACCACGGCGAAGTAG
- a CDS encoding isocitrate/isopropylmalate dehydrogenase family protein, which produces MTHKITLIPGDGIGPEVTQAAVRILEATGVKFEWESFAAGAEAFERYKEYIPKELTESIERTRVGLKGPVTTPIGGGFSSINVELRKRFELFANFRPITNLPHIPARYPNVDLIIVRENTEGLYSGIEHEVIPGVVESLKIITEKASTRISRFAFDYARKYHRKKIHSIHKANIMKMSDGLFLRCSRTVAKEYPEITYGEHIVDNTCMQLVMNPYQYDILLMENLYGDIVSDLCAGLVGGLGVVPGANFGHECAIFEAVHGSAPDIAGKNLANPTAVLRSSLLMLHHLGEHDAAQRIQAALDHVFIDRTKLTRDVGGTAGTSQFADAVIAAMESQKTAANTTP; this is translated from the coding sequence ATGACACATAAAATTACCCTTATCCCCGGCGACGGCATTGGACCTGAAGTTACACAGGCGGCTGTGCGCATTCTCGAAGCGACCGGCGTCAAGTTTGAATGGGAGAGCTTCGCAGCTGGTGCGGAAGCTTTTGAGAGATACAAGGAATACATTCCCAAGGAACTGACGGAATCGATCGAACGCACGCGGGTCGGACTGAAGGGGCCCGTCACAACGCCCATCGGGGGCGGGTTTTCCAGCATCAACGTGGAGTTGCGCAAGCGTTTTGAGCTGTTCGCGAATTTCCGTCCGATCACGAATCTGCCGCATATTCCTGCGCGTTATCCGAATGTTGACCTCATTATCGTTCGCGAAAACACCGAGGGTCTGTATTCCGGAATCGAGCATGAGGTCATCCCGGGCGTGGTCGAAAGCCTGAAGATCATCACGGAAAAAGCTTCCACGCGAATTTCGCGTTTTGCCTTTGACTACGCGCGCAAGTATCACCGCAAGAAGATTCACTCGATCCACAAAGCCAACATCATGAAGATGTCGGACGGCCTGTTTCTGCGCTGTTCGCGGACGGTGGCGAAGGAATATCCCGAGATCACGTACGGCGAACACATCGTTGACAACACGTGCATGCAACTCGTGATGAATCCCTATCAGTACGACATCCTGCTGATGGAAAATCTGTACGGTGACATTGTTTCCGACTTGTGTGCTGGACTGGTAGGCGGCCTGGGAGTCGTGCCGGGCGCAAATTTTGGACACGAGTGCGCGATCTTCGAGGCGGTTCACGGATCGGCTCCGGATATCGCCGGGAAGAATCTGGCGAACCCCACTGCCGTACTGCGTTCGTCCCTACTGATGCTGCACCATCTGGGCGAGCACGATGCTGCCCAGCGAATCCAAGCCGCTCTCGATCATGTGTTCATCGATCGGACGAAACTCACCCGCGACGTGGGCGGGACCGCAGGCACTTCGCAATTCGCGGACGCGGTGATCGCGGCCATGGAATCGCAAAAAACCGCCGCCAATACCACACCCTAA